TTGGAGCACTATCAAACAAAGCTACAATATCTTTTCGGTTCGTCTTAGGAATTACCTTTGCAATAGAGTCCGGCTTATAACCTTCTTTTATAAAATAAGCCTTGTATTCTTTTCCTTTCTCCAAAACAATCGGCAATGTTCCTGCCGTATCCGTTAACCCGGTCATTGCAAGACTTTCATCATCTCCTACTACCTGATACAAATCAATCTTAACACTATCTACCGGCTCTAAATTAAATCTCGTTTTAGCAATTGCATTTACTGTGTCAGCAGGTGCCTTTTTATAATAGTAAATTCTATCGTAACCACTTGTATCATTTCTATTACTGGAGAAATAACCATCAGCTTTCAGTGAATTCATTATTAATCCAAAATCATCAACCGTTGAATTATATGGCTTCCCAAGATTTTCAGGCTTAGAAATTGATCCGTCTTCACCGATAAGCGATTCAAAAATATCTGATCCTCCATAATTCAAATGACCATAGGATGCAAAATATAGTTTATTTCCAAGTACAAACGGAAACATCTCATTTTGATCTGTATTCACTTTCGGTCCTAAATTTTCAGCAGTCGTCCATTTGTCTCCTTTTTTTACACTTCTGTAAAGATCATATCCTCCAACACCTCCTTTTCTGTTTGATGCAAAGTACAATGTATCTCCATTTTTAGTTAAGCTCGGATGAGCATTACTAAAATTATTATTATTGATTTTTAAATCCTTTCTCTTTTGAAACTCACCATTCTCAAACTTTGTACTGTATATTCTCAGGTTATTAACTCCTTCTTTACTGAGGTAATCGCCAGGAGATATTGATCTGTATTTTTTTCTATCTGAAGCATTACTTGTAAAATATAAAGTTGAATCTGTCTTATCGAAAAATGCTCCACCGTTAAAAAACTCATTATTATGAAAACCTACAAGTTTTTTAGAACTCTCAAAAATCTCTTCATCGGTTTCTGCATAAACTAAATTATAAAAAGGAGTTACTTCTCCGGAAAAGTCTGTCTTCGTTTCGGAATATAATAATCCATCTCCATAATATGCTACACCTAAGCTTCGATCGCCTATAGATACATCAGTATTAAAAACCTCAATTGGAGCCTCTTTTTTATTTGTTTCACTCCAATCAGACAGATTTTTATAATATTCTTTTAGATCTTCATCTCCCACCAAATTAGCATATTGAAAGAATTTCTCTTTCGCTTTTTCGTAATAACCTGCAATTCTTAAAACTGCCCCATAATTATAATAGTCTTCTTCACTAAGCTTGGTATTCATTCCAAATAGATTTTGATACCAATAAAGTGATTTTCTGTAATCAAAAATATTATAATTAGCTTCTGCAAGTCTTCTTGTAACGTGGGCTAAATCTTCACCTATATTCCTATCGGCTTCAGCCTCCTCGTAGTATGTTATTGACTCTGAAAAGTAATTAATTTCGAAGTACTCATCAGCCTTTTTTATAGATCTTCGCTGTCCTACAACTGTAATAGAGAACGAAAAGATTAGTAAAAATATATAAAGTTTTTTCATGCGAATATTTTTTTGTTAAGGTAAAATGCTATCCCTTTTAATTACCATTACTATTGGTATGAACTATAGTTCCTATAGAGATTTAATGTCATTAATCATTAAGAGTTAGAATCTAGGAATTACTATTGCAGATCCTTTTGGACTGCCTAATTGATATATTAACATAATTTCATGAGTACCTGAATTTGAGTTACTCAATTCATTTACGAAAGTTCCATACGCATAACCAAGTCTGAAATGATCTAAGAAACGGAAATTAGCCATAAAAGCCACCTCATTACTTGTACGATATGTAGCACCAATTCCTATAATTTTATCATATATAAACTGTGCATTAAAATCTGCCTGAAATTTTGCTGTTGCTCTATACCTTCCCAAAGTAGACAAATCTAAATCCCAATAATCGCCTACAGGAATTCTAACACCTGCATGCCCCATGTAATCAACTTCATTCCAGTCTAAATAATTCGTTCTATAACCGCTTGACTCTGTTTTATCTTCGGTAGTAGAAAAGAGATTAGACAATGCAGCTCCAACATAAACTCTATTTCTAAAATAATATAAGCCCAACCTCATATTCGGAGCAAAAAATGATTCTGTTCCGGTAGGTAAGGATGGGTCGTTAGCTATCCCGTATAATTCACTATAATCATTAACAATATAATCTCCCCCGGCACTAAGTCCCAAAGACAAATAGTCATTATCTGTTAACCTCAGCTTAAAAGCATAATTGATATTGAAGTCATACCTTTTTTCATATCCTCCCCCAATATCATCTCTTAAAATACTTGCTCCCAAAAAATTCACTTCGCCGATCGGGATTGTAGCATCAAGTCCCTGAACATTAGGAGTACCATTCATGCCTACCCATTGATTTCTGTAAAAAGCTGCTGCTGTGAAAGTTTCATAACTACCCATCGCAGCCGGGTTAATAAAAGGCTGATGTAACATATACTGTGTTAATCTACCTTTTAATGGTGCAATATTATGTTGAGTCTGCGCTTTTAATTCATGTTGTCCGAATATCATCGCCAACAAAAAAAATGTGATTATGTTAAATTTTTTCATTTTCATCGTGATTTAGGTTATCGAACTACAACTACATACCCGCTTTTTGTGGGTTGATTAGAAGACGTAAACTCGTAATAGTAAGTACCCGTCAATAAATCCCCGTTCTGGTTGGTTCCATTCCAGTTATTTTGGTAATTATCTGTTTCGAATACTGTTTGTCCCCATCGGTCGTATATTCTCATATGATTGTTTTCATATTTACTTAGACATGGTACTTCAAACACATCGTTGTAGCCATCGCCATTCGGAGTAATAACATTAGGTATTACACAATCACCGGAAGAAGTTATATTAATCTGTGCAATTGCTGTACAACCTTCAGCACTTTCAACTTCAACCTGAATTGTAGCATCACCTTCTATTTTCACATGAGCAGTAGCTTCAGTGGCTGACCCCCTAACGAATTCTACCGAACCGGAAACTGTAGTCCAATCATACGATTGTACAGTTCCACTTGTTACATTAGCGACAAGATCAAATTCATAACCATCGTCGACATTAACAGGACCATCTATGGAAACTATTAATTCTTCATTAATAGTAACATTCAAGGTTTTTGTATCAGTAACATTACCCTGCGCATCTTTTACAGTAAAAGTTACAACCGTAGTTTGTCCATAAGGATAAGTACCTGATGCATCACCTCCTCCTTCAGGGTTAAAATCGTTTGTAATAGTTCCACTTCCGCAGCTTTCAGTTAACTGAACTTCAGACAATGTAACTTCAGGTTCACACTGAGGTCCTACATCTTCAGGGAAAGTTGAGGCATCAATCTTCGGCGGATGCGCATCATTAACCGTAATTGTAAATGATTCCGAAACTGTGTTTCCGG
This genomic window from Bacteroidota bacterium contains:
- a CDS encoding OmpA family protein produces the protein MKKLYIFLLIFSFSITVVGQRRSIKKADEYFEINYFSESITYYEEAEADRNIGEDLAHVTRRLAEANYNIFDYRKSLYWYQNLFGMNTKLSEEDYYNYGAVLRIAGYYEKAKEKFFQYANLVGDEDLKEYYKNLSDWSETNKKEAPIEVFNTDVSIGDRSLGVAYYGDGLLYSETKTDFSGEVTPFYNLVYAETDEEIFESSKKLVGFHNNEFFNGGAFFDKTDSTLYFTSNASDRKKYRSISPGDYLSKEGVNNLRIYSTKFENGEFQKRKDLKINNNNFSNAHPSLTKNGDTLYFASNRKGGVGGYDLYRSVKKGDKWTTAENLGPKVNTDQNEMFPFVLGNKLYFASYGHLNYGGSDIFESLIGEDGSISKPENLGKPYNSTVDDFGLIMNSLKADGYFSSNRNDTSGYDRIYYYKKAPADTVNAIAKTRFNLEPVDSVKIDLYQVVGDDESLAMTGLTDTAGTLPIVLEKGKEYKAYFIKEGYKPDSIAKVIPKTNRKDIVALFDSAPIPGAAKEIKNIYFEFDKWNILEESKPVLDQLYYYMKEYPEINVFIGAHTDCIGTELYNYKLSDKRAESTIEYLIQKGVHPDRLTWKGYGKSQLKVKCGECLKCTSEQHQQNRRVTFEIKVPGQEEESESSVEEETEIQIEENEE
- a CDS encoding PorP/SprF family type IX secretion system membrane protein; its protein translation is MKKFNIITFFLLAMIFGQHELKAQTQHNIAPLKGRLTQYMLHQPFINPAAMGSYETFTAAAFYRNQWVGMNGTPNVQGLDATIPIGEVNFLGASILRDDIGGGYEKRYDFNINYAFKLRLTDNDYLSLGLSAGGDYIVNDYSELYGIANDPSLPTGTESFFAPNMRLGLYYFRNRVYVGAALSNLFSTTEDKTESSGYRTNYLDWNEVDYMGHAGVRIPVGDYWDLDLSTLGRYRATAKFQADFNAQFIYDKIIGIGATYRTSNEVAFMANFRFLDHFRLGYAYGTFVNELSNSNSGTHEIMLIYQLGSPKGSAIVIPRF